The Musa acuminata AAA Group cultivar baxijiao chromosome BXJ3-6, Cavendish_Baxijiao_AAA, whole genome shotgun sequence region GCCTCTCTTTCCTGCAAGGATGGTATATCTCTTGATAGGACTTCCAACGGTTTAAGGGATTTTTCTAGTTGTGTTTCTGGTATTCAGTATGATCATGATTGGGTGATTGCAGTTTCTTGTTGATATGCTTGAAGCTTAAACTATTTGATGTAGTGAGGCTAATGAATGCAAAACCTTATGCCCTTAGTGTGTTACTGGATTTCTTCTTTTCATGCTGTTTACTGGCACCCATTTGTCCTGACACTGTGTCTCAATGTTCAATGCAGCATTGCTGCTATCTGCTGCTGCTGTCTGCTGGAGAAATGCTGCTACTAAAGACAGGATTGCTGCTAAAGTTTGTGCCAGCATGCTTGGACATCAGATCTGTTGTTGTTCAAGTTCCAGCAAACTTCTCTTCTTTCTCTGTGTTCATAGTCTACAGTCTCCATGGAACACATCCATGGCATAAATCAGAAAGCTGGTGCTGTAATAGACTTGTATATCTAATAGTCTCTATAACAAATGCTATGTTAAAGATCAGCACATGCAACAATTCAGCAGCAGCTTCTACAGAGGAAAAGACCAAAAGAAAATGGACATGGTCAGCCAAGCTGGTCTACACAAATGCTGGGAAAGATGAAGAAAGATAATGGAAGGAATGATGAGTTTCATACAGTGCTCCAAGAGAGACAAAACACATGGGGCTTTGTTCTACAAAAAGGATGATCCAACTCACAATCTTATCCCCTACTCCCACTCCCCCACTGTTGTGATGAGTGCTAAAATAAAGTGGGATAAGAAGACAAGGGAAAGTTCTTCCTAAAAGATAGGAGACTATATCAAAGTGGTGCAATGGTAGGAGTTGCAGCATTAGTGGCAaatgaataaaatgcaaactggcTTTCCTTTAGAAAGCTACTCTGCTTGGACCAATAATTTTTGTATTAAAACATACTAGTAATAAACTCACTAAATATAGGgccaaatgagaatggaggagtcgATCATCAAGACTTTGGACCAAGGAAATGAGGGAATAGAGTTTTGTAGTGGCTTTTATGGACTTCTAAATAAACTATGATCATCATCTAGTTGATTAGCTAATGAAGTAGAAGTACCTGTCATTTTCTTTGTGATGCTGATGAATATTAAAGAAATGTAACTCATAttcaaaatcaatctgttgcaagAAGCAAAAAGAGTATAAGACTACAAGAAAACTCACTCTTTCATTTCACATAGATCCTAGGTACAATGTGTTCAACAAGCATATCCATGAAGAAAGAGGCAGGCTTAGTGATAATCCTACTAACCTTTTTGACCTACAAGTACAACAAGAACTACATAGAACATAATCTACATATCTTGGAATTCAGTTTGGCTACCCCAGCTTTGATATACAAAGCTAGTCTAAAACATAATAGCTCATTTACcgagttaaaataaataaaacatcCAACAGCTAATCATATTAAGCTATAAAATCCAAACAAAATCTGGTGCATCGGTTCTTCCTCTGGCTACAGTTCGATAGACATACAACTTCTCCACCTTGTGAAGATCACTCAAGTTTTCCTGAAACTCATCGGCTTCATCACTTTCATTTATAATCTCCACATTGAGGCTTGGCATTTTTGCTGCAAGAGCCCTGCAACCTCCGAGGCTAACATCACATGATGACATCCAAAGGGATCGCATTGTTTCATACTTTGTCACATCCTTCAGAAGTGCATCATCTCCGAATGGACAATCCCTGATTTCAAGTTTCCTGAGATTTTTGCATCCATTGAGCACGTATACCATGCCCTTATCACTATCACCAGCAAATGCAATCGACAGCATCTCAAGATGTTCAGCATGCATGCCAATATATAGAAAAACCTTATCTGTTAAAAGACCCGATAGTGATAGCCGCCTGAGATTCTTACAGGAACGCACAATTGCACCAAAACCTTCATCAAGTGGCTGATCAGTGACCGGGTCTGGCTTCCCTGGATCGAGGATGCATAATCTGAACCGCGTGAAATGTGGGCAATTCTTTGCAACGGTTACAAGTGCAGTGTTTGTCATTTGGTAGCAAAAGTACAGCAATGAGGTAAGCTTCGAGCATCCTGAAGATATCGCAACCAAACCTTCCTCAGTCACAGCAGTCGTTCCAGCACCATAGATGTCAGAAGGAAACACTCTCAACTCCTGCAAATCCTTACAAGTGGAGGCCACGGCTGCTAATCCTTTGTCCCCAATGCAATCCAACACCTGCGGAACAATGGCCTGTGGTCATCATATGAAACATAAGGAAACAAATAAAATTTTAGCAAAGAATTAACAAAATCTCACCCAAAGCTTTTGAAGCTTAAAACAAAGGCAAATCAGCTTGATAAGGTCATCGCCCTGGATTGCAGGAGCATAGCTCAAGTTTAGAGCAGTCAGGTTCACGCAGACGGGATAGACCGCCTGAAGGCAGCATGAAGAGGCATCCCAGAACCCCGACAAGCTCCTCAATGATTTGCATCCGAGGAAGGTATTGATCAGCCTGTGATAAGCTTCGGTATGGTGGTTAACCGTCATCGAACCAGTTCCAAGGTCCACCAAGTGTGGTGCCCGAGCAAGTATCCTGTTTAGTGACTCCACGGATATTGCACGATTAAGCTTTAAGCTCCTGAGGTCAGGGCACCTAGCAACAAGCCTCTCCAAAGCATTTGTATTGATCTCCCCTTTGAGACACGCAAAGTTTAGGGAGACGAGAGAAGTACAGGAATCAGGGAAGCAACTGAGCCATTGGCGTCCATGATCTTCCACCTCATTTTCCTGTAAATCCAACTCCCTAAGACCTCTGATAGGCAGCAACAAAGCAGAATCAGAAAAGAGAAATATTATAAGTTATAATCAAGCGCTTCGATCAACAGGAAAAAAATGTTATTTCATCATCACTACCACACCAGCAAGTGAGTAGTTTCATATACAAAATTCATATCAGCCCTtcagaaataagaaaaatgaggAAACAAGCAACTACCAATTAAATTGAATGATTAATCATCCAACAGACTGATCCAGATTGATGTTGTCATACAGCAAAAATTGTATTTTTAGCAAAACAACATGGTAAAGCTCGGTAAAAGAGTCCTGCTTGAGGAAAAAATTGATTCAAATCCAAcacaacaataacatatcaagaaACTTATGAACCTAATGATAAACACAGATGTACGCTATTCAACCTTCGACACAACTCAATGGCCCATATACCAAAGAACATTCCAGCAGAGAGTAGAACGTCAAGATACGTATTGTAAGCTACACATTCTATAAAGTTAGCAAAGG contains the following coding sequences:
- the LOC103987259 gene encoding transport inhibitor response 1-like protein Os04g0395600 — its product is MTYFPEEVVEHIVDFLGSLRDRNAVSTVCKAWYQVERLSRRNVFVGNCYAIRPERVMARFPWMKSLGVKGKPHFADFNLVPYDWGGFAQPWIEAAARGCPCLEELRLKRMVVTDDDLELLARSFPNFKSLVLVSCEGFSTDGLAAIATYCRGLRELDLQENEVEDHGRQWLSCFPDSCTSLVSLNFACLKGEINTNALERLVARCPDLRSLKLNRAISVESLNRILARAPHLVDLGTGSMTVNHHTEAYHRLINTFLGCKSLRSLSGFWDASSCCLQAVYPVCVNLTALNLSYAPAIQGDDLIKLICLCFKLQKLWVLDCIGDKGLAAVASTCKDLQELRVFPSDIYGAGTTAVTEEGLVAISSGCSKLTSLLYFCYQMTNTALVTVAKNCPHFTRFRLCILDPGKPDPVTDQPLDEGFGAIVRSCKNLRRLSLSGLLTDKVFLYIGMHAEHLEMLSIAFAGDSDKGMVYVLNGCKNLRKLEIRDCPFGDDALLKDVTKYETMRSLWMSSCDVSLGGCRALAAKMPSLNVEIINESDEADEFQENLSDLHKVEKLYVYRTVARGRTDAPDFVWIL